In Pseudomonadota bacterium, the following proteins share a genomic window:
- a CDS encoding DUF3857 domain-containing protein, protein MASVSLALALSLAGAGSSLAGTNAAVTFSAPPPAQVRQALSEEEREAGVVVLSHEMHIEAFARDGREYTEEFHHLRYLVLDAVGATEVAQHVFFSADDESYEVLALEGQTIADDGTVIPLDEQRDVQLLDARDGDGASTLSLRSVNFPRVTPGAILDLAYRTRVDGIQPIRLVRLERDFPTRDLTLRVRTVSDDNRRWVPTRIGSLPPSATATLTSQMDLLLQAQNVPAKRLEPFAPPDVRRGLAVALTLDEVPAQAWRDHLLLWTEQPPQITGDQATGRLGDTAMALDRWALQQTPARSELADLDRLISDHLGPAMIDEGRFLRRTRRAEDARAVARLAPPTLEWHERAERLFDHARSRLRVDTASSNTTLDRALRSGYAGPGEVSLYYQYLLDKAGIRNHQALLLSRDGLPFSPALGSLGLYAPLFVVQAGPEENPRYYPVGDPVANARGVPDPYFGALAFVRQRKSDHWEPRRVPSTSPIHELTVIEFTSDLSPTGEATALTMRMFLEDAAARAPRETLGLRGGQVHAGEDVARDYARDMLSAWVGLDADRPVDISSDTRISPLESLPIVIESEWQPRVQNLDGRLLARALPDSWRTSNPFTAIKRTLPLWLAGGDYDLRMRWRLPAGYVYAGETISETIAGPADLHFTFTVETERSEEGTFLTSRLALSEPYIIDAADYGAVQRFFEHLQRTVDRRKLLLEPIR, encoded by the coding sequence TTGGCCAGCGTCAGCCTAGCTCTCGCTCTTAGCTTGGCCGGCGCGGGCAGTTCGCTGGCGGGTACGAATGCCGCGGTGACGTTCTCCGCACCACCCCCGGCGCAAGTGCGCCAGGCGCTCTCGGAGGAGGAGCGCGAGGCTGGTGTGGTGGTGCTCTCGCACGAGATGCACATCGAGGCCTTTGCTCGCGACGGGCGAGAGTACACAGAGGAATTCCATCACCTTCGCTACCTGGTGCTCGACGCAGTAGGGGCCACCGAGGTCGCGCAGCATGTGTTCTTCTCTGCAGACGATGAGAGCTATGAGGTGCTCGCCCTCGAAGGGCAGACCATCGCCGACGACGGCACTGTGATCCCCCTCGATGAGCAACGCGACGTGCAGCTTCTGGACGCACGCGATGGAGACGGCGCCTCCACCCTCTCCCTGCGCAGCGTGAACTTCCCCCGCGTCACACCAGGCGCCATCCTCGACCTCGCCTACCGCACCCGGGTGGATGGCATTCAACCGATCAGGCTCGTACGCCTCGAGCGCGATTTCCCCACCCGCGATCTCACGCTACGCGTACGCACCGTGAGTGACGACAACCGTCGCTGGGTACCTACACGTATCGGAAGCCTCCCGCCCTCGGCCACGGCCACGCTGACATCGCAAATGGACCTGCTCTTGCAGGCCCAGAACGTGCCCGCCAAGCGCCTCGAGCCGTTCGCCCCGCCGGATGTGCGCCGTGGCCTGGCCGTGGCACTCACACTCGATGAGGTACCAGCACAGGCCTGGCGCGACCACCTGCTCCTGTGGACTGAGCAACCCCCGCAAATCACGGGCGATCAAGCTACCGGGCGTCTTGGTGACACCGCCATGGCTCTCGACCGCTGGGCGCTCCAGCAGACTCCAGCCCGCTCGGAGCTGGCGGACCTTGACCGTCTGATCAGCGATCACCTAGGGCCGGCGATGATCGATGAGGGTCGCTTCCTGCGGCGGACCCGGCGGGCGGAGGACGCGCGCGCCGTAGCCAGACTAGCCCCGCCGACGCTCGAATGGCACGAGCGAGCGGAGCGGCTTTTCGACCACGCCCGTTCACGACTGCGAGTGGACACGGCTAGCAGCAATACCACCCTAGACCGCGCCCTACGCTCCGGCTACGCAGGCCCCGGTGAAGTCAGCCTCTACTACCAGTACCTGCTCGATAAGGCTGGCATCCGCAACCACCAGGCCCTACTGCTCAGCCGCGACGGGCTGCCCTTCTCGCCCGCTCTCGGCAGCCTCGGCCTGTACGCGCCGCTCTTCGTCGTGCAAGCCGGCCCAGAGGAGAACCCACGCTACTATCCCGTGGGCGATCCAGTCGCGAATGCCCGCGGCGTGCCGGACCCCTATTTCGGAGCCCTGGCGTTCGTGCGACAACGCAAGAGCGATCACTGGGAACCCCGGCGAGTGCCGAGCACCTCGCCTATCCACGAGCTCACGGTGATCGAGTTCACCTCAGATCTCTCGCCCACGGGGGAGGCCACGGCGCTCACCATGCGTATGTTCTTGGAAGACGCAGCCGCGCGGGCGCCGCGTGAAACCCTAGGCTTGCGCGGCGGCCAGGTCCACGCGGGGGAGGACGTGGCCCGGGACTACGCCCGCGACATGCTCTCGGCCTGGGTGGGACTCGATGCGGATCGTCCCGTAGATATCTCATCCGACACGAGGATCAGCCCCCTCGAATCGCTGCCGATCGTCATCGAGTCCGAGTGGCAGCCACGCGTGCAGAACCTCGATGGCCGCCTGCTCGCGCGCGCACTGCCCGACAGCTGGCGCACGAGCAACCCCTTCACAGCGATCAAACGCACCCTGCCCCTGTGGCTGGCGGGCGGTGACTACGATCTTCGAATGCGCTGGCGCCTGCCGGCCGGCTACGTGTACGCCGGTGAGACTATCAGCGAGACGATAGCGGGGCCGGCGGACCTACATTTTACGTTCACCGTCGAAACCGAACGCTCCGAGGAGGGCACCTTCCTGACCAGTCGCCTCGCCCTGTCAGAGCCCTACATCATCGACGCCGCCGACTACGGCGCCGTGCAGCGCTTCTTCGAGCACCTGCAACGCACGGTGGATCGACGCAAGCTGCTGCTGGAGCCTATCCGATGA
- a CDS encoding DUF6165 family protein — MAVLQVPVSVGELLDKISILEIKHARISDVDKRENVVCELDALRQVRERAVPASTAVDALCSQLRQVNEALWSIEDDIRACERAQCFDAEFIRLARSVYRTNDQRAALKRELNELTGSTLVEEKSYEDY; from the coding sequence ATGGCCGTGCTTCAAGTTCCCGTCTCCGTCGGCGAGCTACTCGACAAGATCAGCATCTTAGAAATCAAACACGCGCGGATAAGCGATGTGGACAAGCGCGAGAATGTCGTGTGCGAACTCGACGCCCTACGCCAGGTGCGCGAGCGTGCCGTGCCCGCGTCCACCGCGGTGGACGCGCTGTGCTCGCAGCTGCGGCAAGTGAACGAAGCGCTGTGGAGTATCGAAGACGATATCCGCGCTTGCGAGCGCGCGCAGTGCTTCGACGCCGAATTCATTCGCTTGGCGCGCAGCGTTTACCGCACGAACGATCAGCGGGCCGCCCTTAAGCGCGAGCTCAATGAACTCACCGGATCGACACTGGTCGAAGAGAAGTCTTACGAAGACTACTGA
- a CDS encoding peptide chain release factor 3 has protein sequence MSEFLEQLRRRRTFAIISHPDAGKTTLTEKLLLYGGAIQVAGEVRGRKASRHATSDWMELEKQRGISVTSSVMQFPYGDHIVNLLDTPGHADFSEDTYRVLTAVDSALMVIDVAKGVEERTIKLMEVCRLRDTPIFTFINKLDREGKEPIELMDEVEEVLKIACAPVTWPIGMGKRFKGVYHLRNDTVRLYQPSADGTRADGDLIEGLDNPQLDEVLGDQADELREEVELVQGASTEFDPGEFIAGRQTPVFFGSAINTFGVTELLDDFVVHAPQPQPRDGTLREVQPEEPGFSGFVFKIQANMDPNHRDRMAFMRVCSGRYEKGMRARQVRTGKDVKLADALTFMASDREHVETAYPGDIIGLHNHGTVRIGDTFSVGDELRFTGIPNFAPELFRRVVLADPLKAKQLQKGVTQLCEEGATQLFKPLVSNDLILGAVGILQFDVVAHRLKHEYGVQARFESVSVHTARWIGCDDEKRFAEFKRKQEEHLALDHADELVFLASTRVALRLAAERFPEVTFAATREHGT, from the coding sequence ATGAGCGAATTCCTCGAGCAACTGCGCCGCAGGCGTACCTTCGCCATCATCTCCCACCCCGACGCGGGTAAGACCACCCTCACGGAGAAGCTGCTGCTCTACGGCGGTGCCATCCAGGTCGCGGGCGAGGTGCGTGGGCGCAAAGCCAGCCGCCATGCCACCTCCGACTGGATGGAGCTCGAGAAACAACGTGGCATCTCCGTGACTTCCTCGGTGATGCAATTCCCTTATGGCGATCACATCGTCAACCTTCTCGACACGCCGGGTCACGCGGATTTCTCCGAAGACACCTACCGCGTGCTCACGGCCGTCGACTCGGCGCTGATGGTGATCGACGTGGCCAAGGGCGTGGAGGAGCGCACGATCAAGCTGATGGAGGTCTGCCGTCTTCGCGACACGCCCATCTTCACTTTCATCAACAAGCTCGACCGCGAGGGCAAGGAGCCGATCGAGCTGATGGACGAGGTGGAGGAGGTGCTGAAGATCGCCTGCGCGCCGGTTACCTGGCCGATCGGCATGGGCAAGCGCTTCAAAGGGGTCTACCACCTGCGCAACGACACGGTACGCTTGTATCAACCCTCCGCCGACGGCACCCGCGCGGACGGCGACCTGATCGAGGGCCTGGATAACCCGCAGCTCGACGAGGTGCTCGGCGATCAGGCCGACGAGCTGCGCGAAGAGGTCGAACTCGTGCAGGGCGCGAGCACGGAGTTCGATCCCGGCGAGTTCATCGCCGGCCGCCAGACCCCTGTGTTCTTCGGCTCCGCTATCAACACCTTCGGCGTCACCGAGCTCCTCGACGATTTCGTCGTGCACGCCCCGCAGCCGCAGCCGCGCGACGGCACCTTGCGCGAAGTGCAGCCCGAGGAGCCTGGCTTCTCCGGTTTCGTGTTCAAGATCCAGGCGAACATGGATCCTAACCACCGCGATCGCATGGCCTTCATGCGCGTGTGTTCCGGCCGCTACGAGAAGGGCATGCGCGCCCGCCAGGTACGCACGGGCAAGGACGTGAAGCTGGCCGATGCGCTCACCTTCATGGCCTCAGATCGCGAGCATGTCGAGACGGCGTACCCGGGCGACATCATCGGCCTGCACAACCACGGCACGGTGCGCATCGGCGATACCTTCAGCGTCGGCGACGAGCTTCGCTTCACCGGCATCCCCAACTTCGCGCCAGAGCTGTTCCGGCGCGTTGTGCTGGCCGACCCGCTGAAGGCCAAGCAGCTGCAAAAGGGCGTGACCCAGCTGTGCGAAGAGGGTGCAACGCAGCTCTTTAAGCCGCTGGTGAGCAACGACCTGATCCTGGGTGCCGTGGGTATCCTGCAGTTCGACGTGGTCGCCCATCGCCTCAAGCACGAGTACGGGGTGCAGGCTCGCTTCGAGTCCGTGAGCGTGCACACGGCGCGCTGGATCGGCTGCGACGATGAGAAACGCTTCGCCGAGTTCAAGCGCAAGCAGGAGGAGCACCTGGCTCTCGATCACGCGGACGAGCTTGTGTTTCTGGCGTCGACGCGGGTGGCCCTGCGCCTGGCCGCGGAACGCTTCCCCGAAGTGACCTTCGCCGCGACCCGTGAGCACGGTACCTAA
- the rlmJ gene encoding 23S rRNA (adenine(2030)-N(6))-methyltransferase RlmJ, translating into MLSYRHAFHAGNLADVHKHAALAAMLTLLQRKARGYCYVDTHAGVGRYRLDGDDAGEWREGVGRVRASAEAAPQALAPYLDCLRRLGDAQYPGSPWLASQLAREQDSALLFELHPQDGKRLKSLFKGDRQVAVHAPRDAREGLPALLPLGTPRGLVLVDPSYERLDEYAEPVRLLITARQRWATATVVLWYPLLGGPRAGRHDALLRDVLAQQVPGPILRSELHAKDPARAGLIGSGLLVANPPWPFAEQWPAVNGWLAGVLAECASAGHTRDDWLVPEANGGA; encoded by the coding sequence TTGCTGAGCTATCGCCACGCCTTCCATGCCGGCAATCTCGCCGATGTGCACAAGCACGCCGCCCTGGCCGCGATGCTCACCCTGCTGCAGCGCAAAGCGCGCGGTTACTGCTACGTCGACACCCATGCGGGCGTGGGTCGCTACAGGCTCGACGGGGACGACGCCGGTGAATGGCGCGAGGGGGTAGGGCGGGTTCGGGCGTCTGCAGAGGCCGCGCCGCAGGCCTTGGCCCCGTACCTCGATTGCCTCAGGCGGCTCGGGGACGCGCAGTACCCAGGGTCGCCGTGGCTCGCCTCGCAGCTCGCGCGTGAGCAGGACAGTGCGCTCCTGTTCGAGCTGCACCCGCAGGATGGCAAGCGCTTGAAGAGCCTGTTCAAGGGTGATCGGCAGGTGGCCGTACACGCACCACGCGACGCGCGCGAAGGCCTACCGGCCCTTCTGCCGCTCGGCACGCCGCGGGGCCTCGTGCTCGTCGACCCGAGCTATGAACGGTTGGATGAGTACGCCGAGCCGGTTCGGTTGCTAATCACCGCGCGCCAGCGCTGGGCGACCGCGACGGTGGTCCTGTGGTATCCCCTGCTCGGAGGCCCCCGAGCCGGTCGCCACGACGCGCTGCTAAGGGATGTGCTGGCTCAGCAGGTGCCAGGCCCGATCTTGCGCAGCGAACTGCACGCGAAGGACCCGGCGCGCGCCGGCCTGATCGGCAGTGGCCTGTTGGTTGCCAACCCGCCATGGCCCTTCGCCGAACAATGGCCGGCGGTCAATGGCTGGCTCGCTGGCGTTCTCGCTGAGTGCGCAAGCGCAGGACACACGCGAGACGACTGGCTAGTGCCAGAGGCGAACGGCGGCGCCTAG